One Halorientalis litorea DNA segment encodes these proteins:
- the argS gene encoding arginine--tRNA ligase, with amino-acid sequence MFLSARAEVEDALAGALESLDLPTDDLGVEEPPEGVDAILASSVAFRLAGTVGAPPPEVAADVAAEIDADDYDHLGSVQAQGPYVNFLPSDTYFADTLRAAQAEAYGRLDPKDTSVVVEHTSANPTGPVHVGRARNPIVGDAVANVLDFAGYDVDRHYYVNDAGRQMAVFTWAYETFEEADLPDPERDRIEYDLVRYYRAGNEFLESGPEDEVEAAEAEIQSIMQGLEAGDDEAYERVSEVVDAVLSGMRECLGRLPAEFDEFVKETRFMRDGSTDDLVRRLKDLDEATYEEDAWQLDLPDIEKNLVFLRSDGTSLYATRDLAHHEWKFENYDRAVTVLGEDHELQARQVRATLDLLDNDTSQLEQVLYSYVNLPEGKMSTRKGTGIDLDDLLDEAIDRARAEVEDRLDDRLRGDDLTEADIERVAHQVGIGAVRYDIVSKQPAKAITFEWERALDFEAQSAPYVQYVHARACGIVAEAREAGHEVPDPADLDPATLATPEERDLLRVIARFPAVVDAAAEDLTPHVVATYTREFADQFNAFYRECPVLSADGDQRDARLALVVAARHTVANALSLLGVAAPESM; translated from the coding sequence ATGTTCCTGTCTGCACGTGCGGAGGTCGAGGACGCCCTCGCGGGCGCGCTCGAATCGCTCGACCTCCCGACCGACGACCTCGGTGTCGAGGAACCACCGGAGGGCGTCGACGCCATCCTCGCATCCAGCGTCGCCTTCCGGCTTGCCGGTACGGTCGGCGCGCCGCCGCCCGAAGTCGCCGCCGACGTGGCCGCCGAAATCGACGCCGACGACTACGACCACCTCGGCAGCGTCCAAGCACAGGGGCCGTACGTCAACTTCCTGCCCAGCGACACCTACTTCGCCGACACGCTCCGGGCCGCCCAAGCCGAGGCGTACGGCCGACTCGACCCGAAGGACACCTCCGTCGTCGTCGAACACACGAGCGCGAACCCCACCGGCCCTGTCCACGTCGGGCGCGCGCGCAATCCCATCGTCGGCGACGCGGTTGCGAACGTCCTCGATTTCGCCGGCTACGACGTGGACCGCCACTACTACGTCAACGACGCCGGCCGCCAGATGGCCGTGTTCACGTGGGCCTACGAGACGTTCGAGGAGGCGGACCTCCCGGACCCCGAACGCGACCGAATCGAGTACGACCTCGTGCGCTACTACCGGGCTGGCAACGAGTTCCTCGAATCCGGTCCCGAGGACGAAGTCGAGGCCGCCGAGGCCGAAATCCAGTCCATCATGCAGGGGCTGGAGGCGGGCGACGACGAGGCCTACGAGCGCGTCAGCGAGGTGGTCGATGCGGTTCTCTCGGGGATGCGCGAGTGTCTCGGCCGACTCCCTGCGGAGTTCGACGAGTTCGTCAAGGAGACGCGGTTCATGCGCGACGGCTCCACTGACGACCTGGTACGTCGGCTCAAGGACCTCGACGAAGCGACCTACGAGGAGGACGCGTGGCAACTCGACCTCCCCGACATCGAGAAGAACCTCGTCTTTCTCCGTTCGGACGGCACCAGTCTCTACGCGACGCGGGACTTGGCCCACCACGAGTGGAAGTTCGAGAACTACGACCGCGCCGTGACGGTGCTGGGCGAGGACCACGAACTGCAGGCCCGGCAGGTCCGGGCGACTCTCGACTTGCTCGACAACGACACCAGCCAGTTGGAGCAGGTGTTGTACTCCTACGTCAACCTCCCCGAGGGGAAGATGAGTACGCGGAAGGGCACGGGCATCGACCTCGACGACCTGCTCGACGAGGCCATCGACCGTGCCCGTGCGGAAGTCGAAGACCGTCTCGACGACCGCCTCCGGGGCGACGACCTGACCGAGGCGGACATCGAGCGTGTCGCCCATCAGGTCGGCATCGGTGCCGTCCGCTACGACATCGTCTCGAAGCAACCCGCGAAGGCGATCACCTTCGAGTGGGAGCGCGCACTCGACTTCGAGGCACAGTCCGCCCCGTACGTCCAGTACGTTCACGCGCGTGCGTGCGGCATCGTCGCAGAGGCGCGCGAGGCCGGGCACGAGGTTCCCGACCCTGCCGACCTCGACCCGGCGACGCTAGCGACGCCCGAGGAGCGGGACCTCTTGCGCGTCATCGCCCGCTTCCCGGCAGTCGTCGATGCGGCGGCCGAGGACCTCACGCCACACGTCGTGGCGACGTACACCCGGGAGTTCGCCGACCAGTTCAACGCCTTCTACCGCGAGTGTCCGGTCCTCTCCGCCGACGGCGACCAGCGGGACGCGCGGCTCGCGCTGGTCGTGGCGGCGCGTCACACTGTCGCCAACGCGCTGTCTCTACTCGGGGTTGCCGCACCCGAGTCGATGTAA
- a CDS encoding HTH domain-containing protein, whose protein sequence is MATNAVDGPETEDGAEGDPEFTVTVHLRSSPVSAAARRQKTVLDRVRELEAEGAVPELRVERWGARVSVPAEDAHPDDAAALFTEFEAAAEDAGLRLTPFFETRESVGGLLSSGPATERIIIFPVVSLTVRDDDGLAGLYPCWNDGVHQSVEDCLGTLADGEDVRNL, encoded by the coding sequence ATGGCTACCAACGCGGTGGACGGGCCGGAGACCGAGGACGGGGCGGAGGGAGACCCGGAGTTCACGGTGACGGTACACCTCCGTTCCTCGCCCGTCTCGGCGGCAGCGCGGCGTCAGAAGACAGTTCTCGACCGGGTACGGGAACTCGAAGCCGAGGGGGCCGTCCCCGAGTTGCGTGTCGAGCGGTGGGGCGCGCGCGTGTCCGTCCCCGCGGAGGACGCACACCCCGACGATGCGGCGGCGTTGTTCACGGAGTTCGAGGCGGCGGCCGAGGACGCCGGTCTCAGACTGACGCCCTTCTTCGAGACACGCGAGTCGGTCGGCGGACTGCTCTCCTCTGGCCCTGCAACCGAGCGTATCATCATCTTCCCCGTCGTCTCCCTCACGGTTCGTGACGACGACGGCCTCGCGGGGCTTTACCCCTGCTGGAACGACGGCGTCCACCAGAGCGTCGAGGATTGCCTCGGAACACTCGCCGACGGGGAAGACGTGCGGAACCTCTGA
- the twy1 gene encoding 4-demethylwyosine synthase TYW1 — MSDSESGDGGPKQVSDPNYHSENHTAVQTCGWTKNALRGEGKCYKKIFYGIESHRCIQMTPVVKCNERCVFCWRDHAGHAYEMDDVAWDDPAAVADASIELQTKLLSGFGGNEQVPDDVFEEAMEPRHVAISLDGEPSLYPYLPELIEEFHDRDITTFLVSNGTRPEMLAECDPTQLYVSVDAADRGTFDETVKAVEDDAWDRLIDTLDVLAAKEDTRTVLRTTCIEGLNMHHPEWYAAMFQRADPDFVEMKAYMHVGHSRGRLDRESMPDHERVVEFSGAVQEHLPDHDVLKQVPASRVALLARERNTLVPKLQKGSEFWNRDPVSGD, encoded by the coding sequence ATGAGCGATTCAGAGTCCGGTGACGGGGGTCCCAAGCAGGTGTCGGACCCGAACTACCACAGCGAGAACCACACGGCCGTCCAGACCTGTGGCTGGACGAAGAACGCGCTCCGGGGCGAGGGGAAGTGCTACAAAAAAATATTCTACGGCATCGAGTCCCACCGCTGTATCCAGATGACGCCGGTGGTCAAGTGCAACGAGCGGTGTGTCTTCTGCTGGCGTGACCACGCGGGCCACGCCTACGAGATGGACGACGTGGCGTGGGACGACCCGGCGGCCGTCGCGGACGCCTCCATCGAACTCCAGACGAAACTGCTCTCGGGGTTCGGCGGCAACGAGCAAGTCCCGGACGACGTCTTCGAGGAGGCGATGGAACCGCGTCACGTCGCCATCTCGCTGGACGGTGAGCCGTCGTTGTACCCCTACCTCCCGGAACTCATCGAGGAGTTCCACGACCGAGATATCACCACGTTCCTCGTCTCGAACGGGACCCGACCGGAGATGCTGGCCGAGTGCGACCCCACGCAACTGTACGTCAGCGTCGACGCCGCCGACCGGGGGACGTTCGACGAGACGGTCAAAGCCGTCGAGGACGACGCGTGGGACCGCCTCATAGACACGCTGGACGTGCTCGCGGCCAAGGAGGACACCCGGACGGTCCTGCGGACGACGTGCATCGAGGGGCTGAACATGCACCACCCCGAGTGGTACGCGGCGATGTTCCAGCGGGCCGACCCCGACTTCGTCGAGATGAAGGCGTACATGCACGTCGGCCACTCGCGGGGTCGCCTCGACAGGGAGTCGATGCCCGACCACGAACGGGTCGTCGAGTTCTCGGGGGCCGTACAGGAACACCTCCCCGACCACGACGTGCTCAAGCAGGTGCCCGCCTCCCGCGTCGCACTGCTGGCCCGCGAGCGGAACACGCTCGTGCCGAAGTTGCAGAAGGGAAGCGAGTTCTGGAACCGCGACCCAGTTTCGGGTGACTGA